A window of Candidatus Zixiibacteriota bacterium genomic DNA:
TTGACCATCCCCCGCCGGGTCTACACGCAGGCTCATATGGATGTTACCGCGGAGGCAATCATCGATGTCTACCAGAATCGTGACAAAGTCAGCGGATTGAAATTCATCTATGAACCGGAATACCTGAGATTTTTCCAGGCCCGTTTTGAAAAGATAAGCTGATTGCTTTATGTAAATAATCAGTTTATATTGATCCGCCGTAAGTTACATGTGTAAAATGCCTGTGGAGGCAGTTTATGGTTAAGAAAAAAAAGTCCAATGCGAAATCGCAGACAGGCAACCTGGTGATACTGGCAGTGGTTGCCCTGGCAGTTATAGTCCTGATATTCAGATTCGTAGTGTTCTCATCCGACCCCGCGGTGAGTGCGGTCCGCAAGGGAGTCAGCGCTCTCGAATCGGGGGATTTTATCGAGGCTGAGCATCAATTTAAAAAAGCCCGCGAAAGCGATCCGGAATTGACATTTATCGGTGAGATAGAAGAACCGGGATTAGCCTATATCGGGCTCGGCAACCTTGAGCTGGCACGAGAAGACCAGGTTACAGCATCGCGCTATTACCAGAGAGCTTACGAAATCGATTCGACCCTGGAATTTGAAAGCCTGGCTCGTTTCGCGAGCACTGAATTCAGGTATCCGGAAGCGCTCTATACCAGTCTCGGCAACCTTTTCTGGAATGCCGAGATCCTGCCCCTGGCCGAGCTTGCGTACAAACGCCCGTTAAAAGATAATCCCGACAACACTTCGGTTTTAACCAACCTGGGCAATATAGCCCGTAAACGGGACGATATGGAGCAGGCGGTTAGATATTACAGTCGGGCCCTGACGGCCGATTCCTCGCTCTACGAGGCCCGGGTCAACCTGGTCAGCATGGCGTTCACCGCGCATGACCGGCATCCGTTTGATTTCCATCTCGACAAGCTGATCGAGCATCATCCCGAAAAACCGTATACGCTATATTTCAGGGGACAGCAGAAACGGATGCTTCAGCGCTATGATGAAGCGCTCGAGATATTCGAACGCTACCTGGAGCTCAACCCCCAGGACCAGAGCGCAAAACTTGAAATCGCGCAGATTCATCTTGAAAATAAAGACTACAAGTCGGCCCAAAAGCATCTGCGTCAGCTTGCTGTCAGGGTGGGAGCTCATCCCAAGATAAGGGAACTCGTGATCCAGACCGCCGAAGAAGCGCTCGATGAACAGGATTACGATTTCGCGCTTAAGATGTACCGGGATTACACTGAGATCTGGCCTGATGATCCCGAATTCGCTTTCGGCGAAGCAAACTGCCTGTTACAGCTCGACAGCCTGCAACAGGCCAAAGAGGAATTTTTGGGTCTTCTGGCGGAATATCCTGAAGCTTCCACGGTCTGGTCGAATCTGGGACTCGTGCATGTACACCTGGATCAATATGAAGAGGCAAAAGAGTTCTTCGAGGAAGCGGTAGCTCTTGATTCCAGTGCCTTCGCCCTGTTTAACCTGGGCAGGATTCATGAAGCCCAGGGCGACAGCGACCGGGCCCAGGGATATTATATCGCCGCGGCGATCAAAGAGCCGGAAATGTTCAATATGAAAGACTTCCTGATGGAAGTGAAAATGAGTAAAGAGCAGAAGATCTCGGAAGGTGACACCAGCGGAATTACCCCGTTCAGGCCGGAAGATGCAAGAGATTAAAGTCGGCAACACAATTGATTTGCAGATAGAGAGACTGTCCTTTACCGGCAAGGGAATCGCGCGTGTGGACAATTTCGTAATCTTCGTGCCCCACACTCTGCCCGGTGATCAAGTCTCTGCCAGGATTATCAAGCTGAAACGACGCTATGCTGACGGCAGGGTGGTCGAATTCAAGCAACGCTCGGATATGGCAATCGAACCGCAGTGTCATCATTTCGGAGTCTGCGGTGGATGTTCCTTCCAGAATCTCCCCTACCCGGAACAGCTTAATGCCAAGCGTGAAGCTATTTTCGAACATTTGCGCAGGATCGGTAAAATCGAAGAACCTCCGCTTGCAGATGTAATCGGGGCTGAAAACATATTCTATTACCGCAACAAGATGGAGTTCTCGTTTATCCCGGATTCGGACCATCATCTCAAGCTCGGCCTGCATCATCGCGGAGAATGGGAGAAAATCTTCGATGTTGAAAGATGCCTGCTTCAATCTGAAAAGTCCAACCGGATCATCGAGTTCGTCCGGGATTTCTTCAGAAAGCGGAAAGTGCCGGCTTATCACATTTCCGAGCATCATGGTTACCTGCGCTTTTTGATTATCAGGCAGAGCCGTGCCAGCGGGGAGATAATGCTGATTTTGGTTACCAACCGGGGGGCTCTTGACTGTCGGGATGAATTCATCGCGGAAATAAACGAGTCCTTTCCCGAGGTGGCATCGATCGCCCATGTAGTCAACGCCACCAAGGCCAATATCGCTACGGGCGAAGAACCTGTTATCATTTACGGCACGGATTACATTACAGAAAAAATCGGCGAGAAAAGTTACCATATCCGTCCCACCTCCTTTTTCCAGACGAATTCCGCCCAGACCGAAGTGCTTTATCACAAAATTGTCGAGCTGGGAGATTTCCGTCCCGATGAGAGAGTGCTTGACCTCTATACCGGATGTGGTACTATCGCTATCTATATTGCCGACAGGGTCAAATCAGTGTTGGGAATCGAGCTGAATGACGACGCAATCAAAAGCGCGGATGAAAACGCGCAACTGAATAATGTCGATAACTGCCGTTTCATTGCCGGCGATGTACGCAAGACTCTGCATGAGCTGGTCGGAGATGGCCAGACTGCCGACAGCGTAATCGTCGATCCGCCACGGGCTGGAATCGGCCGTAAGGTAATTCATCACCTGGTCAAGATGGAGCCCCGTAAAATCGTATATGTCTCCTGCAATCCGGCCACCCTGGCCGAGGATGTCCATGAGCTCGGCAAATTCGGTTTCAGGCTCGAGTTGACCGTCCCGGTCGATATGTTTCCG
This region includes:
- a CDS encoding tetratricopeptide repeat protein, with protein sequence MVKKKKSNAKSQTGNLVILAVVALAVIVLIFRFVVFSSDPAVSAVRKGVSALESGDFIEAEHQFKKARESDPELTFIGEIEEPGLAYIGLGNLELAREDQVTASRYYQRAYEIDSTLEFESLARFASTEFRYPEALYTSLGNLFWNAEILPLAELAYKRPLKDNPDNTSVLTNLGNIARKRDDMEQAVRYYSRALTADSSLYEARVNLVSMAFTAHDRHPFDFHLDKLIEHHPEKPYTLYFRGQQKRMLQRYDEALEIFERYLELNPQDQSAKLEIAQIHLENKDYKSAQKHLRQLAVRVGAHPKIRELVIQTAEEALDEQDYDFALKMYRDYTEIWPDDPEFAFGEANCLLQLDSLQQAKEEFLGLLAEYPEASTVWSNLGLVHVHLDQYEEAKEFFEEAVALDSSAFALFNLGRIHEAQGDSDRAQGYYIAAAIKEPEMFNMKDFLMEVKMSKEQKISEGDTSGITPFRPEDARD
- the rlmD gene encoding 23S rRNA (uracil(1939)-C(5))-methyltransferase RlmD; the encoded protein is MQEIKVGNTIDLQIERLSFTGKGIARVDNFVIFVPHTLPGDQVSARIIKLKRRYADGRVVEFKQRSDMAIEPQCHHFGVCGGCSFQNLPYPEQLNAKREAIFEHLRRIGKIEEPPLADVIGAENIFYYRNKMEFSFIPDSDHHLKLGLHHRGEWEKIFDVERCLLQSEKSNRIIEFVRDFFRKRKVPAYHISEHHGYLRFLIIRQSRASGEIMLILVTNRGALDCRDEFIAEINESFPEVASIAHVVNATKANIATGEEPVIIYGTDYITEKIGEKSYHIRPTSFFQTNSAQTEVLYHKIVELGDFRPDERVLDLYTGCGTIAIYIADRVKSVLGIELNDDAIKSADENAQLNNVDNCRFIAGDVRKTLHELVGDGQTADSVIVDPPRAGIGRKVIHHLVKMEPRKIVYVSCNPATLAEDVHELGKFGFRLELTVPVDMFPHTFHIETVSRLTREESF